The proteins below are encoded in one region of Apium graveolens cultivar Ventura chromosome 4, ASM990537v1, whole genome shotgun sequence:
- the LOC141717720 gene encoding E3 ubiquitin-protein ligase WAV3-like, with the protein MSSKWRKAKLALGLNLCVYVPPHPINSDHALLSPVTSPAILTSPSPRFSTSFFTRSPKKTCSICLAALKHGDGCAIFTAECSHSFHFHCIASNVKHGNQMCPVCRANWKEVPWQSSAVELPPGRARINPFEWSHDNNSVAIVRQLSPRPNSTRHLFQSPEPAVFDDDEALDNKTENAENNSTNTSPLPEDIESCKTETVMVQTYPEVPAVPQFSAYDNFTVLIHLKAPTSFSGYSCEPNQSKLPQHSQSPRTPIDLVTVLDISGSMTGTKLALLKRAMGFVIQNLGCNDRLAVIAFSSTARRLFPLRRMSETGRQKALQAVNSLVATGGTNIAEGLRKGAKVMEDRREKNPVASIILLSDGQDTYTVFGSSNNQNIANYDLLLPTSIHGKQSSSFKVPVHAFGFGTDHDASSMHSISETTGGTFSFIEAESVIQDAFAQCIGGLLSVVVKELVVTIESVDSGIKFGSIKSGSYPNCVMPDQNTAYVEVGDLYADEERDFLVSVNVPEEFLNKETSLLKVKSVYIDPLTKRTVTLDSEELKIKRPEVAGEEMVSIEVDRQRNRLQAAEAMAEARMAAEQGDLAGAVSILEAFREMLSQTASAKSHDHLCVGLDAELQVMQERMASKHVYEASGRAYMLSGLSSHSWQRATARGDSTDRSSLVHAYQTQSMAEMLSRSHASLSVSTSANMFLQPMPR; encoded by the exons ATGAGTAGCAAATGGAGAAAAGCAAAGCTTGCACTTGGCTTAAATCTATGTGTTTATGTTCCTCCACACCCCATTAACTCCGATCATGCTTTGCTCTCTCCGGTGACTTCTCCGGCCATCTTAACTTCTCCCTCTCCACGCTTCTCTACTAGCTTCTTCACTAGATCACCAAAG AAAACGTGCTCCATATGTTTGGCGGCATTAAAACATGGAGATGGCTGTGCTATTTTTACTGCAGAGTGTTCTCATTCCTTCCATTTTCATTGTATTGCGTCAAACGTGAAGCATGGTAACCAAATGTGCCCAGTTTGCAGAGCTAATTGGAAAGAAGTTCCCTGGCAAAGTTCTGCTGTAGAACTTCCTCCTGGAAGGGCTAGAATCAATCCTTTTGAATGGTCTCACGACAATAATTCAGTGGCAATTGTTCGTCAGCTTTCTCCTCGTCCTAATTCTACTCGACATTTATTCCAGTCTCCTGAACCTGCTGTCTTTGATGACGATGAAGCATTAGATAATAAAACAGAGAATGCTGAGAATAATTCAACAAATACAAGTCCTCTTCCGGAAGATATTGAATCCTGCAAAACAGAAACAGTAATGGTCCAGACATACCCTGAAGTCCCGGCAGTCCCACAGTTCAGTGCTTATGACAACTTCACTGTCCTGATCCATCTGAAGGCTCCTACTTCATTTTCAGGCTATAGTTGTGAGCCTAATCAATCTAAGTTGCCCCAACATTCTCAATCTCCACGTACTCCCATAGACCTAGTCACAGTGCTTGACATCAGCGGCAGCATGACTGGTACTAAACTGGCATTGCTAAAGCGAGCCATGGGATTTGTGATTCAAAACCTTGGCTGTAATGATCGGTTGGCAGTCATAGCCTTCTCATCAACAGCCCGCCGCCTTTTCCCCCTTCGTCGTATGTCCGAGACAGGACGACAGAAGGCACTGCAAGCAGTTAATTCTTTAGTTGCAACTGGAGGAACAAATATTGCTGAAGGCTTAAGAAAGGGAGCTAAGGTGATGGAAGACCGTCGCGAAAAGAACCCAGTTGCTAGTATAATACTTCTTTCAGATGGACAGGATACATATACAGTATTTGGCTCTAGTAACAACCAAAATATAGCGAATTATGACTTGCTGCTTCCTACATCTATTCATGGGAAGCAGAGTTCTAGCTTTAAAGTTCCGGTGCATGCTTTTGGGTTTGGCACAGATCATGATGCTTCATCAATGCACTCCATCTCTGAGACTACAGGAGGGACCTTTTCGTTCATCGAAGCTGAAAGTGTAATCCAGGATGCATTTGCCCAATGTATTGGGGGACTTCTGAGTGTAGTTGTCAAGGAGCTGGTCGTGACTATTGAGAGTGTTGACTCTGGTATTAAGTTTGGTTCTATAAAATCTGGTAGTTATCCAAATTGTGTAATGCCTGATCAAAATACTGCTTATGTTGAAGTCGGTGATTTATATGCTGATGAAGAGAGGGATTTTCTTGTTTCGGTCAATGTACCAGAGGAATTCCTGAACAAAGAAACATCACTATTAAAAGTAAAATCTGTTTATATTGATCCGCTTACGAAGCGCACGGTAACACTGGATAGTGAAGAACTTAAGATCAAGAGGCCCGAAGTAGCTGGAGAAGAGATGGTATCAATAGAAGTGGATAGGCAAAGGAACAGGCTGCAAGCAGCTGAGGCAATGGCAGAAGCTCGTATGGCAGCTGAACAGGGTGATCTAGCTGGCGCCGTATCCATCCTTGAAGCTTTTCGTGAGATGTTGTCGCAAACTGCATCAGCAAAGTCTCATGACCATCTCTGTGTTGGACTGGATGCTGAGCTCCAGGTGATGCAAGAGAGGATGGCAAGCAAGCATGTTTATGAGGCATCTGGAAGGGCATATATGTTATCTGGACTCAGCTCACACTCTTGGCAGAGAGCAACTGCAAGAGGTGATTCCACTGATAGGTCAAGTCTTGTTCATGCATATCAAACCCAGTCAATGGCGGAGATGTTAAGTCGTTCACATGCTTCATTGTCGGTTAGCACATCGGCTAACATGTTTCTTCAACCTATGCCAAGGTAG